One stretch of Deltaproteobacteria bacterium DNA includes these proteins:
- a CDS encoding DUF1329 domain-containing protein — MVRKAVVVVAFIMASAVSSWGAATPQELDRLGKDLNFAGAEKAGNKEGTIPAWEGKDVPLAGWSVGKYRGEYWKFKDEKPLFSIDASNVDKYKDKLSPGQVQWIKQTKGYRMDVYPSHRNAGYPDWIEANIRKNATGAKVAKGGDQLAEAYLPGIPFPFPKSGAEIIWNFLTRYKGVGNEFPRTTTAVSPRPGSTEWLDPAGPQHTFYPWGRKGTTTLSQTNGLLYCIDFGYDTPAALAGQRIMICDSTRKPRESFFYFPGQRRVRRLPSYAYDAPQIGFENQYPIDTAWVYMSIPDRYDWKILGKKEMYVPYNSFGMYDFRKKLHDVLQNKFLANESRRYELHRVWVVEGNVKKGMRHSMPKRVFYFDEDTYLALIGDQYDANGALWKMEEGYPIPIWELGGTIDHFPFVMYDLVTGRYVCDQSAIGTGKDMRYHAESTHPKFKADWFTAENLRAVSER, encoded by the coding sequence ATGGTCAGAAAAGCAGTGGTCGTCGTGGCGTTCATCATGGCAAGCGCGGTGTCGTCGTGGGGCGCCGCCACGCCGCAGGAGCTGGACCGGCTCGGGAAGGATCTGAACTTCGCCGGGGCGGAAAAGGCGGGGAACAAGGAGGGGACGATCCCGGCCTGGGAGGGGAAGGACGTTCCGCTGGCGGGTTGGTCGGTCGGGAAGTACCGCGGCGAATACTGGAAGTTCAAGGATGAGAAGCCGCTCTTCTCCATCGACGCCTCCAACGTGGACAAGTACAAGGACAAGTTGAGCCCCGGACAGGTGCAGTGGATCAAGCAGACCAAGGGGTACCGGATGGACGTCTACCCGTCCCACCGCAACGCGGGGTACCCGGACTGGATCGAGGCGAACATCCGGAAGAACGCCACCGGAGCGAAGGTCGCAAAGGGCGGCGACCAGCTCGCAGAAGCGTACCTCCCCGGGATCCCGTTCCCGTTCCCCAAGAGCGGTGCGGAGATCATCTGGAACTTCCTGACCCGCTACAAGGGTGTCGGGAACGAGTTCCCCCGAACCACCACGGCGGTTTCACCGCGTCCGGGAAGCACGGAGTGGCTGGACCCCGCAGGCCCCCAGCATACGTTCTACCCCTGGGGGAGGAAGGGGACCACGACCCTGAGCCAGACGAACGGCCTCCTGTACTGCATCGACTTCGGATACGACACGCCGGCGGCGCTGGCCGGGCAGCGGATCATGATCTGCGATTCCACGAGAAAACCCCGCGAATCGTTCTTCTACTTCCCGGGGCAGCGGCGGGTGCGCCGCCTCCCGTCGTACGCGTATGACGCGCCGCAGATCGGGTTCGAGAACCAGTACCCCATCGACACCGCGTGGGTCTACATGAGCATCCCCGACCGGTACGACTGGAAGATCCTCGGAAAGAAGGAGATGTACGTTCCGTACAACAGCTTCGGCATGTACGATTTCCGGAAGAAGCTGCACGACGTCCTCCAGAACAAGTTCCTCGCCAACGAAAGCCGGCGGTACGAGCTGCACCGGGTGTGGGTGGTGGAGGGGAACGTGAAGAAGGGGATGCGGCACTCGATGCCCAAGCGCGTCTTCTACTTCGACGAGGACACGTACCTGGCGCTCATCGGCGACCAGTACGACGCCAACGGGGCGCTGTGGAAGATGGAGGAGGGGTACCCGATCCCCATCTGGGAGCTGGGCGGCACGATCGACCACTTCCCGTTCGTCATGTACGACCTGGTCACCGGCCGGTACGTCTGCGACCAGAGCGCGATCGGGACGGGCAAGGACATGCGGTACCACGCGGAGTCGACCCACCCGAAGTTCAAGGCGGACTGGTTCACGGCGGAGAATCTGCGCGCGGTCAGCGAGCGATAA